From the genome of Malus domestica chromosome 04, GDT2T_hap1, one region includes:
- the LOC139195114 gene encoding uncharacterized mitochondrial protein AtMg00810-like yields MELPPGYEVHSITSDDTEEMEKLQEYLSTEFEMKDLGGLKYFLGIEVARSHDGIYLSQRKYVLDLLSETRMLACKPIKTPIIQKHQLSIYLDQVPANRERYQSEDHMAAIMQILSYLKGAAGNGLIFKEHGHLEVKRYTDADWARNITDRRSTSGYFIFVGGNLATWRSKKQNVVARSTAKVEYCGMAHGIDELLELTPQNLAAFVIEIARFQLSHTRDDTDTCHRHYYEDL; encoded by the exons ATGGAGCTTCCACCTGGGTATGAAGTGCATAGTATAACAA GTGATGATACAGAAGAAATGGAGAAACTACAGGAGTATCTCTCTAcggagtttgagatgaaagatttaggaggtTTGAAGTACTTCTTGGGAATTGAAGTTGCTCGTTCCCATGATGGTATTTACTTATCTCAGCGGAAGTATGTTCTTGACCTTTTGTCTGAGACAAGGATGCTGGCATGTAAACCAATAAAAACACCTATAATTCAAAAGCATCAGTTGTCGATTTACCTGGATCAGGTCCCAGCAAACAGGGAAagataccaaag TGAAGATCACATGGCTGCAATAATGCAAATATTGAGTTATTTGAAAGGTGCAGCTGGAAATGGATTGATTTTCAAGGAACATGGGCACTTGGAGGTCAAAAGGTacactgatgctgattgggctagGAATATTACTGATAGACGCTCTACATCAGGGTACTTTATATTTGTTGGAGGAAATCTTGCGACTTGGAGGAGCAAGAAACAGAATGTGGTTGCTAGGTCAACAGCAAAGGTTGAATATTGTGGTATGGCACATGGG ATAGATGAGCTGTTGGAACTAACACCGCAAAACTTGGCTGCTTTTGTGATAGAAATTGCAAGGTTTCAGTTGAGCCACACGCGTGATGATACCGATACATGTCACCGCCATTATTATGAAGACTTGTGA
- the LOC114824453 gene encoding phosphoglycolate phosphatase 1A, chloroplastic-like, with protein sequence MLSRSTTTVIAAASAKSSQLFGFGINNSSSNNLCCTRTTTTRTSNLSWNFINSNKHKCRESRMEESFTTRASAQPLTNADDLIDSVETFIFDCDGVIWKGDKLIDGVPQTLDMLRSKGKRLVFVTNNSTKSRKQYGKKFETLGLNVNEEEIFASSFAAAAYLKSINFPKDKKVYVIGEEGILKELELAGYEYLGGPEDGGKKIELKPGYLMEHDESVGAVVVGFDRNFNYYKIQYGTLCVRENPGCLFIATNRDAVTHLTDAQEWAGGGSMVGAIRGSTQREPLVVGKPSTFMMDYLANEFGILKSQICMVGDRLDTDILFGQNGGCKTLLVLSGVTTLPVLQSPDNSIQPDFYTNKISDFLFLKAATV encoded by the exons ATGCTGAGCAGAAGCACAACAACAGTGATAGCTGCGGCTTCTGCGAAGAGTTCCCAGTTGTTTGGGTTTGGGATCAACAACAGTAGCAGCAACAATCTCTGTTGCACTCGTACTACTACTACTCGTACAAGTAATCTCTCATGGAACTTCATCAACAGCAACAAGCACAAGTGTAGGGAGTCAAGAATGGAGGAGAGTTTCACCACCCGGGCCTCCGCGCAGCCTCTCACGAATGCCGATGACCTCATTGACTCTGTAGAGACCTTCATCTTCGACTGCGACG GTGTTATATGGAAAGGAGATAAGCTCATAGACGGTGTCCCCCAAACTCTGGATATGCTACGGTCTAAG GGCAAAAGATTAGTTTTCGTTACCAACAACTCAACAAAGTCTAGGAAGCAGTATGGTAAAAAGTTTGAGACGCTTGGTCTAAATGTCAATGAG GAGGAAATTTTTGCGTCATcttttgctgctgctgcttatTTGAAGTCCATTAATTTCCCAAAAGATAAAAAG GTATATGTGATTGGTGAGGAAGGTATCTTGAAGGAGCTTGAGCTTGCTGGATATGAGTACCTTGGTGGCCCA GAAGATGGTGGGAAGAAAATAGAGCTGAAGCCTGGATATCTGATGGAGCATGATGAGAGT GTTGGAGCTGTTGTGGTTGGATTTGATCGAAATTTCAACTACTACAAAATTCA GTATGGGACACTCTGTGTACGTGAAAACCCTGGATGTCTTTTCATTGCTACAAATCGTGATGCTGTCACTCATCTCACAGATGCTCAGGAATGGGCAG GTGGTGGTTCAATGGTTGGTGCTATCCGTGGATCAACTCAACGTGAGCCATTGGTTGTGGGAAAACCCTCAACTTTTATGATGGACTACTTAGCAAATGA ATTTGGCATCCTGAAGTCACAGATTTGCATGGTTGGGGACAGATTAGATACTGATATTCTGTTTGGACAAAATGGTGGTTGCAAAACTCTTCTTGTTCTCTCGG GCGTCACCACCTTACCAGTGCTTCAGAGTCCCGACAACTCCATACAACCAGATTTTTACACGAACAAGATTTCAGACTTTTTGTTTCTCAAGGCTGCAACTGTATGA